The genome window AACAGCCAGGCCCTTCTGGTCTTCCCATAACAAGAAGGTCTATGCCTTCTCCTTCTGTAATTATCTCCTCCAGCCTCATGTTGAAAAGATCACTTTTGGAAAAACTTGCTGAAGAAGATTTTTTTGCCTCTTCGCGTATATCTGAAATGGTCTCGTTATATTCAAGTCCTAACGCTACATTGAGATTGGCATTCGGGTCAGCGTCAATTGCCAGTATTGGCCTATCTATTTTCAGAAGGCGCCTGATTAGTAACGCGCTAACTGTAGTCTTGCCAACCCCGCCTTTTCCAGCAATAGCTATTATGTATGGCATTTGATATATTTTGTTGTGTGTTGTGAGGGTGAGTTATGGGTTGTGGGTCGAGTTGTGGGTTGTGAGTAGTGAGTTAAAACCCACAACTCATCCACACAACCCGACTCACAACTCACAACACACCCCCACCCTCACAACTCACAGCAGCCACTTTTTCACCGACGGGAACAGCTCTATGTCCGTGTGCGGCAAAAATAGCGCTGCGCTGTAATTATTCATAAAAGATGAATTCACGCTTAAGTCAAGGTATGTCATTTTATCAGCGATCAAATGAGCCTTATCCATTGCCTCGCTTGAAAGGATCGCCATCTTTGCCCCTGTTATCGAAGTATTGCCCAGAAATTCAAATTTTGACTCTGGAAAATCTGGCAAGAGCCCAATGTTTATGGCTGAGCGTATGTCCAGTGCTGTACCAAGGCCGCCTGCAATAAATACGTGCTTTAAGTCAGACTTTTTATAGCCTGATTCTTTTAAAAGTACCTCGATGCCAGTATAGATGGCACCTTTTGAATGGATGATATTTTTGATATCGTTCTCATCGATAATTATCTTGCCCGTGAGGACTACGGCCTTTACGCCATTCACCTCTTTTACCTTGCAGATCTTGTTGTCATTGATCCTGCCAGAGCGATCAATGATCCCGTGTTTTAGAAGCGCGCTAAGACAGCTTATTATTCCAGAACCACATATGCCTTTTGCAGGCGCATTGCCTATGGTCTTTACGCAGAGTTTGTTTTTCTTTATGGATACATCTTCGATCGCGCCTTTCATTGCCCTGATACCTGAGGACAGGCCGCCGCCTTCAAAGCATGGGCCAGCAGATGTGGAACATGCCATGTAGTATTCTTTGTTGCCCACAACCACTTCACCGTTTGTGCCCAGGTCAATAAAAAGCGACAGGTCTTTACTGCTATCCATGCCAGATGCCAAGACACCACTTATAATGTCTCCGCCCACATAACTGCCTATTGAAGGCAGGCACGATAAAAGGCCGCGTGGATTTATTTTTATACCTGCTTCCGCGGCACGGATAACTGGCATAAAGTTTACAGCTGGTATATAGGGGTCTTTTCTTATGTATTCAGGATCTATCTTTAAGAGAAGATGCGTCATTGTTGTATTGCCTGCGCACATTACTGCTGTGATGTCATCGAGTGTTAGGCCGCGCTCCTTTGCCAGGTTATATACGAGCATGTTTACAGTATCTATTACTGCGTGGTGGAGTTTTTCAAGGCCTCGCCCTTCTTTTGCGTATACAATTCTTGAGATTACATCTTCGCCAAAATCGACCTGTGGGTTATAGCTTGCCTTTGCAGCCAGGACTTGTTGGGATTTTAGATCAATGAGGTACGCGACTATGGTAGTGGTGCCGATATCAAGCGCTACGCCGAGATTTTTCGCTGAGCGACTGCCTGGCTCAACAAGCACTATTTCTGTGGTGCCGTTTCTGTTGCCAAGGGTTACTGTGACTTCCCAGTTACTTTCTCTTAGTAGTCGCGGGAGTTTTTTTATGTTTGCGAGTCCCATCTGCATGACAGGGATATTTTTATCCTTTCGTATCTCTCTGAATAAGCGCTCTACATCGCCGCAATTATCATCAATGGAGGGTGGCGGGAGCTTTAGAGATAGTTTTGTGGAAAGCGGGCCATGCTTGAATACCTTTGCCCTTGTCTTGTGGTGCTCTTCTTCTATTTTTTCAGCTGGCGTATATAGGCCTGCGAGCCGCTTTGTCTTTGTCTCTTCTGTAAGCACCTCTATGTCGCCTAATCTTGATTCCTCAGGGATCAGGACTTCCAGATCAGACTGGGGTATGGTCCTGCAGGCAAGCACATAGCCTTTCTTGCGTTCTTTCTCGGAAATTCTACCGCTATATTCAGTATCATACTTACCTTTTTTAACAATAACCTTGCACCTACCGCACACACCCTCTCCCCCACAGCTATTATATATATGTATCCCAGCTTTAATAGATGCAGTAAGTAGATCCGTGCCCTTATCTACACTAATAGCCTTCTTCTCAGGCAGAAATGTAATCTTAATATCCTTCATAATAGCTATGATTTTAACACGCGGGTTGGGCGATGGTCAAGGGAAATGAGGTTGGCGTAAAAGCTAAAAGCAGACCTGTGCGCTCAGGTGAAAATTTCCCCCTTGCGGGGTCGTCTTTTATTTTGCATTTTGGTGGGGCCGAAAAAACTTACCCGACACCATAGGTGTCGGGGTCGAACAGTTTTCGACCTTTTTGTCTCATAAAATGTGACGGAATAAACCACCAAAACACAAAATAAAAGACTAAATTTTCAATTCGCTCCCAGGTCTGCTTTTAGCTTTTAAGATTCCCTGTTTAAAAAATCTGTGCTTGCAATCTGATTAAATCTAACCTGGTTAGAAATGTCAAGAAATCTTAAAAATTTTTTAATTTTTAAAAAGCAAAGAGACTAAAGATGATAATGAAAATAGTGTTATCGCCGTACTGAAAGTCAAATGCCACGATATGTTTAAATTCTTGCTATTTTGTGTCGAAGTATCGCTGATTTGTTTTTGTTCAACATGATAAGCTTGCGCTGTGCCGCTACCACTAGAATTAACACGAATATCATTATCTTTCCATATACTTTTTGGGCCTGTCATGCTTTGAGATGTTTGGATTGTAATCATCAATTTTGAGATAGAAAATCGAAGATAGAGTAGAGAGAGAACAACAAATATAGCCATAATTACTGTAATTATTTTTCGATTTTTCACATTTTTCTCCTTTTTTATTTTCTCAGCTAACAATTAATAGGCGAATCTACTATTCTTTGCTATTAGTAGCAGCTTAGAACGTCTTATTCTATAGCCGAGCATACTGTCTATCGCGACTTATATAGTATTATGTTACCACTTAAAGCAAGAGAAGACAATTGTTTAAATTGCACGATAAAAGCTAAAAGGAAGACCTGGTAGCGAATTTGAAAATTTAGTCTTTTATGTAGCATTTTGGCGGTTTCTATGGCTCATTATATGAGCCCAAAAGGCCGAAAACTGTTCGACACCCACACCTATGGTGTGGGTGAAGTTTTTTCGGTCCCGCCAAAATGCGGAATAAAAGACGACCTGTTTCCGAGCGGAGTCCCGCCCTTTCGTAGAAAGGGCGGGGCGAAGCGAGGAGGGAAATTTTCATCTGAGCGAACAGGTCTTCCTTTTAGCTTTTATCGTGTATGGCGCTACATTTTAGTGTAGGATTAGACAGAAAAAGGCCTCGCGAGTGGGCGAGGCCTTTTGGATTCCCGCTTGCGCGGGAATGACATTTCTGGTTACTTCTGCTTGACCTTTAGCTCCGTGCCGCAGGTTGGGCAATATTGGACGCCTGAGGTATGGTCTGATCCGCATTCAGGGCAGAATTTTGTGTCCATTGCATCGCCTATTAAGGCGCCGCCTGCTGCTCCTGCTGCTCCGCCTATTAGAGCGCCTTCAGCAGTATGGCCTGACTGGTGGCCTATGATCGCGCCTGCTCCTGCTCCGATCAAGGTGCCCATGCCAGCGCCCTTTTGCGTACCTGTGCAACCAACAACAAAGGCCAACATAATTACTAATGCTACTACAGTGTATTTTTTCATATCTACATCCTCCCTCTATTTCAATTATAGCATTGTATCCAATAAAAACAAGAGCGCTACTTAATTAATCTGATCCTAGTTGGTGGCCAGTAGATCAGGAAGGCCTTGCCCTTGACATATTTTTTCGGCAAAAATCCCCAGTACCTCGAGTCCCTGCTCGAGATGCTATTATCTCCGAGCACATAATAGTCATTGTCTGGTATTTCTAAAACCTGATCTTTTTCGCCGTAATCGCCCCTATTGTAATAATACCTCTCCTTTATGATAGAGCTCGCGTCAACAGCCTTATTACCAATAAGAATCGTGCCATTTGATATTTCTAGACTCTCCCCAGGTAGCCCCACAAGCCTCTTTATAAAATCCTTTTTCTTGTCCTCAGGCGAGACAAACACGATCACATCGCCCCTCTCTGGTTTTTTGAATTTGTATATAAATTTACTCACCATGATCCTATCGCCTTCCATTAAAGTAGGCCTCATAGAACCAGTGGGTATCTTAAATGCCTGCACAATAAATGTCCTGATTATAAGCGCCAATATTACAGCTATAATTATCGGCTCGACCCACTCCTTCATGAAATAACGTAGTTTGGGATTCATATAGTCTCCAGTCTCGAGCCGAGGTCCAGCCTCGGCTTTTGAAAAAGCCGAGGCTGGACCTCGGCAATATTATATCTTAAGCGCTGCCAGAAATGCCTCTTGTGGTATTTGTATTCTGCCGAATTGCTTCATTCGTTTTTTTCCTGCTTTTTGCTTCTCCCAGAGTTTTCGTTTTCTGGTAATGTCCCCGCCGTAGCATTTGCTGGTTACGTTTTTTCCTACAGGCGCCACCCTTGACCGCGCAAGGATCTTACTGCCTATGGCAGCCTGTATGATCACCTCAAAGAGCTGGCGAGGGATCAGTTCTTTTAACTTCTCAGCAAGGGCCCTGCCTTTAAACTGCGCCTTTTCTCTGTGCGCAATAGAGGAAAGCGCCTCGCATATCTGACTATTTATCAATATATCAAGCTTGACCAGATCACTTGACCTGTAGCCTATTACTTCATAGTCCAGGGAACCATAGCCTTTTGTCATTGACTTTATCTTGTCATAAAAATCCACTATGAGCTCAGCCAATGGCATTTCAAAGACGAGTTTTATCTTATCGTGAGAAATATACTCTGTGGATTTATACTCACCTCTTTTTGTCTTACAAAAATCAATGACTATGCTCAGGCTTTCCTGCGGTATCATGATGTATGTCCTTGCGTATGGCTCAAATGTCTCAAGTATATCCTGCGGATCAGGGAGCCTGCTTGGATTATCCACCTCGATTAATTTCTGCTTATTATCCTTGATCTTATATACGACGCTTGGTGTTGTAAGTACGAGATCGAGATCGTATTCTCTCTCAAGGCGTTCCTGCACTATCTCCATGTGAAGAAGCCCTAAGAAACCGCACCTGAACCCAAATCCAAGTGACTGCGAGCTCTCAGCTTCGTAAATAAAAGAGGAGTCGCTCAGCTTTAATTTATCAACAGCTTTTTTCAATGCGTCAAAGTCCTTTGCGTTCACAGGATAGATCCCGCAAAAGACCATTGACTTTAACTGTTTGTAACCTGGCAATGTCTCTTTCGCAGGATGGCTTGCATCTGTGACTGTGTCACCATTGGTTACCTCTTTGGCCTCTTTGATCTGGCAAGTAACATACCCTACCTCTCCGCAGGAAAGCGACTCAACAGGTTCCATTTTTGGACGAAATATACCAAGTTCCTGCACCTCGTATTTCTTACCTGAGGACATCATGGTTACGTGCATACCTTTTTGCAATGCTCCGTTTACCACCCTTACGTAAATGATAACGCCTCTATAGACATCGTACTTTGAATCAAATATCAATGCCTGGAGCAGTTCTTTTTTCTTCCCCCCTGGAGGAGGTACGTCTTTTACTATGCGCTCGAGTATTTCTTCTGTGCCTATGCCTTCCTTTGCGCTTGCCATTATAACTGTATCTTCCTCTAATTTCAATATGCTCTTCATCTCCTCTTTTACTCTGTCTGGCTCAGCGTTCTGAAGGTCGATTTTATTTATAACAGGTATGATCTTTAACTCCTTATCAAGCGCCTGCT of Candidatus Gorgyraea atricola contains these proteins:
- a CDS encoding ASKHA domain-containing protein — encoded protein: MKDIKITFLPEKKAISVDKGTDLLTASIKAGIHIYNSCGGEGVCGRCKVIVKKGKYDTEYSGRISEKERKKGYVLACRTIPQSDLEVLIPEESRLGDIEVLTEETKTKRLAGLYTPAEKIEEEHHKTRAKVFKHGPLSTKLSLKLPPPSIDDNCGDVERLFREIRKDKNIPVMQMGLANIKKLPRLLRESNWEVTVTLGNRNGTTEIVLVEPGSRSAKNLGVALDIGTTTIVAYLIDLKSQQVLAAKASYNPQVDFGEDVISRIVYAKEGRGLEKLHHAVIDTVNMLVYNLAKERGLTLDDITAVMCAGNTTMTHLLLKIDPEYIRKDPYIPAVNFMPVIRAAEAGIKINPRGLLSCLPSIGSYVGGDIISGVLASGMDSSKDLSLFIDLGTNGEVVVGNKEYYMACSTSAGPCFEGGGLSSGIRAMKGAIEDVSIKKNKLCVKTIGNAPAKGICGSGIISCLSALLKHGIIDRSGRINDNKICKVKEVNGVKAVVLTGKIIIDENDIKNIIHSKGAIYTGIEVLLKESGYKKSDLKHVFIAGGLGTALDIRSAINIGLLPDFPESKFEFLGNTSITGAKMAILSSEAMDKAHLIADKMTYLDLSVNSSFMNNYSAALFLPHTDIELFPSVKKWLL
- the lepA gene encoding translation elongation factor 4; protein product: MNISKIRNFCIIAHIDHGKSTLADRLLQFTHTVDERQFRAQILDDMDLERERGITIKASAVRMSYKAKDGNVYELNLIDTPGHVDFSYEVSKSLSACEGALLLVDAAQGVEAQTVANLQQALDKELKIIPVINKIDLQNAEPDRVKEEMKSILKLEEDTVIMASAKEGIGTEEILERIVKDVPPPGGKKKELLQALIFDSKYDVYRGVIIYVRVVNGALQKGMHVTMMSSGKKYEVQELGIFRPKMEPVESLSCGEVGYVTCQIKEAKEVTNGDTVTDASHPAKETLPGYKQLKSMVFCGIYPVNAKDFDALKKAVDKLKLSDSSFIYEAESSQSLGFGFRCGFLGLLHMEIVQERLEREYDLDLVLTTPSVVYKIKDNKQKLIEVDNPSRLPDPQDILETFEPYARTYIMIPQESLSIVIDFCKTKRGEYKSTEYISHDKIKLVFEMPLAELIVDFYDKIKSMTKGYGSLDYEVIGYRSSDLVKLDILINSQICEALSSIAHREKAQFKGRALAEKLKELIPRQLFEVIIQAAIGSKILARSRVAPVGKNVTSKCYGGDITRKRKLWEKQKAGKKRMKQFGRIQIPQEAFLAALKI
- the lepB gene encoding signal peptidase I, whose protein sequence is MNPKLRYFMKEWVEPIIIAVILALIIRTFIVQAFKIPTGSMRPTLMEGDRIMVSKFIYKFKKPERGDVIVFVSPEDKKKDFIKRLVGLPGESLEISNGTILIGNKAVDASSIIKERYYYNRGDYGEKDQVLEIPDNDYYVLGDNSISSRDSRYWGFLPKKYVKGKAFLIYWPPTRIRLIK
- a CDS encoding glycine zipper domain-containing protein, translated to MKKYTVVALVIMLAFVVGCTGTQKGAGMGTLIGAGAGAIIGHQSGHTAEGALIGGAAGAAGGALIGDAMDTKFCPECGSDHTSGVQYCPTCGTELKVKQK